A genomic region of Streptomyces sp. NBC_00247 contains the following coding sequences:
- a CDS encoding transcriptional regulator, with translation MEPNILLESLVEEAGVSRAGLAGHVNRAGQARGLRLRYEHTAVSRWLKGQRPRGEVPDLICEVLGRRLGRPVTLDDIGMGAPGAPAAPSPGTPLAGFVERATALWRADGQHSPRLTGVPAVTGTAAVMPVWEWENPPEDIDVSRPGPSRIGPADLEILRAARSHYEHLYRKAGGIATRGRVVGFLNAGVAPLLHAGHDDATGRRLHRATAGLVSLAGICAYDSDAHGLAQRYFHQALRLAKASGDRALGGYVIALLVNQSLHLGEFRRAVAFAEAAIRAAGDRVTPALAADLHAMQAKAYARLGDGRCARERIGRAETLAARILPGAEPEETAYVQPGLVDVQVAEALLGLGDLKAAREHAALAVRAPAHDRGRVHRLAMLTQVELRLGEADRAACTATEMAERARGVESRRLRERMGAVRDDLAASGSAEAARAAEVIQGALRVPL, from the coding sequence GTGGAACCCAACATCCTGCTGGAGTCCCTCGTGGAAGAGGCGGGGGTCTCGCGGGCGGGGCTCGCCGGACACGTGAACCGGGCCGGCCAGGCGCGAGGGCTGCGGCTGCGGTACGAACACACGGCCGTCTCGCGCTGGTTGAAAGGCCAGCGCCCGCGCGGCGAGGTACCGGACCTGATCTGCGAGGTCCTCGGCCGGCGCCTGGGGCGGCCGGTCACCCTGGACGACATCGGCATGGGCGCGCCCGGCGCACCCGCCGCGCCGTCCCCCGGCACCCCGCTCGCCGGGTTCGTCGAGCGGGCCACCGCGCTCTGGCGCGCGGACGGGCAGCACAGCCCGCGGCTGACGGGCGTACCCGCCGTCACCGGTACGGCCGCCGTGATGCCCGTGTGGGAGTGGGAGAACCCGCCCGAGGACATCGACGTCTCCCGCCCCGGCCCGTCCCGCATCGGCCCGGCCGACCTGGAGATCCTGCGCGCCGCCCGCAGCCACTACGAGCACCTCTACCGCAAGGCCGGCGGCATCGCGACGAGAGGCAGGGTGGTGGGCTTCCTCAACGCCGGGGTCGCGCCGCTGCTGCACGCCGGCCACGACGACGCGACGGGCCGCAGGCTGCACCGCGCGACGGCCGGACTCGTCTCGCTCGCGGGCATCTGCGCCTACGACTCCGACGCCCACGGACTGGCCCAGCGCTACTTCCACCAGGCGCTGCGCCTCGCCAAGGCGAGCGGCGACCGGGCGCTCGGCGGCTACGTGATCGCGCTGCTGGTCAACCAGTCCCTGCACCTGGGCGAGTTCCGCCGCGCGGTGGCCTTCGCCGAGGCGGCGATACGGGCCGCCGGAGACCGCGTCACCCCCGCGCTCGCCGCCGACCTCCACGCCATGCAGGCCAAGGCGTACGCCCGGCTCGGGGACGGGCGGTGCGCCCGCGAACGCATCGGCCGCGCCGAGACCCTGGCGGCCCGCATCCTGCCCGGTGCGGAGCCGGAGGAGACGGCGTACGTCCAGCCGGGACTGGTGGACGTACAGGTCGCCGAGGCCCTGCTCGGCCTGGGCGACCTCAAGGCCGCGCGGGAGCACGCGGCCCTGGCGGTGCGCGCCCCGGCGCACGACCGGGGGCGCGTGCACCGGCTCGCGATGCTGACCCAGGTGGAACTGCGCCTGGGGGAGGCCGACCGGGCGGCGTGTACGGCCACGGAGATGGCGGAACGGGCGCGCGGGGTCGAGTCGCGCCGGCTGCGCGAGCGGATGGGCGCGGTCCGCGACGACCTGGCGGCCAGCGGAAGCGCCGAGGCCGCGCGGGCGGCGGAGGTGATCCAAGGAGCGCTGCGCGTGCCCCTGTGA
- a CDS encoding NUDIX hydrolase, with amino-acid sequence MQWANLNEQSVYENRWFRVNLADVELPDGRHLDHYVIRLRPVAAATVVNDADEVLLLWRHRFITDSWGWELAAGVVEDGEDIAVAAAREMEEETGWRPGALRPLMTVEPSNGLTDARHHLYWAQEAHYTGPPSDGFESSRREWIPLKSVPDLIARGQVPAANMAAGLLMLRHLRLG; translated from the coding sequence TTGCAGTGGGCGAACTTGAACGAACAATCCGTGTACGAGAACCGGTGGTTCCGGGTGAACCTCGCGGACGTCGAACTCCCCGACGGCAGGCACCTCGACCACTACGTCATCCGGCTGCGCCCCGTCGCCGCCGCCACCGTCGTCAACGACGCCGACGAGGTCCTGCTCCTCTGGCGGCACCGCTTCATCACTGACAGCTGGGGCTGGGAGCTCGCCGCCGGAGTGGTCGAGGACGGCGAGGACATCGCCGTCGCCGCCGCCCGGGAGATGGAGGAGGAGACCGGATGGCGCCCCGGCGCGCTGCGCCCGCTGATGACGGTGGAACCCTCCAACGGACTCACCGACGCCCGCCACCACCTCTACTGGGCACAGGAGGCGCACTACACCGGACCGCCCAGCGACGGATTCGAGTCCTCGCGCCGGGAGTGGATCCCCCTCAAGTCCGTACCCGACCTCATCGCGAGGGGCCAGGTACCCGCGGCCAACATGGCGGCCGGGCTGCTGATGCTGCGCCACCTCCGGCTGGGGTGA